The Cloeon dipterum chromosome 3, ieCloDipt1.1, whole genome shotgun sequence genome includes a region encoding these proteins:
- the LOC135938876 gene encoding uncharacterized protein LOC135938876 has protein sequence MVSWHQENIRGQMLELTIVEKRCESGEKCEEFISKIHNDRRQYGFLFGFTSAIICLMMSLYLAIPTKFTDCFSLLCAFSSLSFIALTSGKLLFRVSSETVTFVPSTGIQHTIEYKCGMKTYNFIPANEYTGVIINEDIGWDHAFYLAVVLKNPKNKQKLVPLFKNTSPRLAFLQKVHNKILDLVNKIK, from the exons ATGGTTTCCTGGCATCAAGAAAACATCAGAGGCCAAATGCTTGAACTGACAATTGTAGAAAAGCGTTGTGAAAGCGGTGAAAAATGCGAAGAGTTTATATCCAAGATTCACAATGACAGGCGGCAGTATGGGTTCCTGTTCGGATTTACTTCTGCAATAATTTGTCTAATGATGTCCTTATACTTGGCCATACCGACTAAATTTACTGACTGCTTCAGTCTACTTTGCGCCTTTTCCTCATTGTCATTTATCGCTCTCACCTCTGGAAAGTTATTGTTCAGAGTGTCTAGTG AAACAGTCACATTTGTTCCTTCGACTGGGATTCAGCATACAATTGAATATAAATGTGGAATGAAGACCTACAACTTCATACCTGCCAATGAGTATACAGGAGTAATCATTAATGAAGATATTGGCTGG GACCATGCTTTTTACTTGGCAGTTGTTTTGAAGAACCCAAAGAACAAACAGAAGCTAGTCCCTTTATTTAAG AACACATCACCTCGGCTTGCGTTTCTTCAAAAAGTTCacaacaaaatattagatcttgtcaacaaaataaaataa